A genomic region of Phragmites australis chromosome 2, lpPhrAust1.1, whole genome shotgun sequence contains the following coding sequences:
- the LOC133909819 gene encoding uncharacterized protein LOC133909819: MEFGIRITDKGYSIHRRKRRGRRFQPDPVPPWPSSAYRWRVLAAKTSSPDQCVVAQREVRGGTELSFERHEALPWFLWSSTLIFVVGLGVDRVIGANSGLVSISAILVPTLCIT; encoded by the exons ATGGAGTTTG GGATCAGAATTACCGACAAAGGCTACAGTATACATAGAAGAAAAAGGCGAGGCCGCCGATTCCAGCCGGATCCGGTCCCTCCTTGGCCATCTTCAGCTTACCGGTGGCGTGTTTTGG CGGCCAAGACGAGCAGCCCGGACCAGTGCGTCGTGGCACAACGGGAAGTTCGTGGAGGCACGGAGCTATCGTTCGAGCGGCATGAGGCGTTGCCTTGGTTTTTGTGGTCTTCGACGTTGATCTTCGTCGTTGGTCTCGGTGTCGATCGCGTCATTGGTGCCAACTCCGGCCTAGTTTCGATCTCCGCCATTCTGGTGCCGACTCTCTGCATCACTTAG